The Lepisosteus oculatus isolate fLepOcu1 chromosome 4, fLepOcu1.hap2, whole genome shotgun sequence genome window below encodes:
- the LOC102686134 gene encoding toll-like receptor 9, with protein sequence MASPRGAAALPGFLAVLVSLLPPGAATYPPFLPCGSPSPQTVDCAAHGLTRVPLFRAPTGAVTALLLSGNHISRIPADAFALFRRLETLELQWNGLLRPGVPKAGGPMVLAPRAFEPLAQLRSLDLRGNGLRAVPLLPPSLRTLDLSYNRLLLLEPPARPPALAALQTLRLDGNCYYNNPCGHSQGAPRGFLAGMGRLRELSLGHNNLTAVPGGLPAGLRRLALHYNQISAVAPGDFGQLARLSSLDLKGNCRRCEHAPSPCIKCARSALHLPAGCFASLGSLKSLNLSDNSLASLNDSVFAPLRGLEELLLSDNLLSRTSPNGNDLVLGSPAFRGFPRLRSLDLSYNYRRFTVFRRLALTEDFAGLARLQSLQITGCFFQSVDNASVAPLAGLPELRLLNLRLNFIKNIELHIFDSLAGLSYLRLSDNEISCTRCRGAPGKRPGLPDHRLTPGSSLQARGLSAPEPQVGLPLPESCTGRETLNLMRNNLVYVQKELFEGFERIECLILSHNSISQSFNGNQFILLKRLKLLDLSYNRIDLYYKAAFSELPSLEVLDLSNNNYHFQLSGMGHRLDFIAGLPSLRLLDLGFDSISDRISTALASSSLNKLVFRHNRLQDMWNKKIYFQFFRNLTNLTSLDLSNNLLTRIPPEGIYHLPPTLRDLNLKFNKLTSFPWEALSAFPCLEILDLSYNWLSTLSRSLHPGSYIPPDSGLRSLNLSSNRIHAIDRDFFRNATALASLLLSDNQLEQVDLDNCLLQRLRVLDIRWNRLVCTCDSSFYELFSNFNFSVPALTSQVTCGSPDRLRGRSVFSRDALLCPSSRNVAAFLLSLALALPLTALPVLRQVLGWDAWYAFYVWVARAWGLFYKGGEGSAYDAFVAFDKEQESVADWVYNELRVQLEDSGAQRFRLCLEERDWLPGRSSIENLHEAVQGSRKTVFVLPRAGPAGGLLREAFFLAQQRLLEERADVAVFVLLEKGRRGSRYLQLRRLLCRETVLLWPQNPQAQGYFWHRLRCVLARDIQASYDRKFSLSFEA encoded by the exons ATG GCTTCTCCGCGAGGCGCGGCCGCTCTCCCGGGGTTCCTGGCCGTCCTGGTGTCCCTGCTGCCCCCCGGAGCCGCCACGTACCCCCCCTTCCTGCCCTGCGGTAGCCCGAGCCCCCAGACGGTGGACTGCGCGGCCCACGGCCTCACGCGGGTGCCCCTCTTCCGCGCGCCCACGGGGGCGGTGACGGCCCTCCTGCTCTCCGGCAACCACATCTCCCGGATCCCGGCCGACGCCTTCGCCCTCTTCCGCCGCCTGGAGACCCTGGAGCTGCAGTGGAACGGCCTGCTGCGCCCCGGCGTTCCCAAGGCCGGCGGCCCCATGGTGCTCGCCCCGCGGGCCTTCGAGCCGCTGGCCCAGCTCCGGAGCCTCGACCTGCGGGGCAACGGGCTGCGGGCCGTCCCGCTCCTGCCCCCCTCCCTGCGGACCCTCGACTTGAGCTACAACCGGCTGCTGCTCCTGGAGCCCCCGGCCCGCCCCCCCGCCCTGGCCGCGCTGCAGACGCTCCGCCTGGACGGCAACTGCTACTACAACAACCCCTGCGGCCACAGCCAGGGGGCGCCGCGCGGCTTCCTCGCGGGCATGGGCCGGCTGCGGGAGCTCTCGCTGGGCCACAACAACCTCACCGCGGTCCCCGGGGGCCTCCCGGCCGGCCTCAGGAGGCTCGCCCTCCACTACAACCAGATCTCGGCCGTGGCCCCGGGAGACTTCGGCCAGCTGGCGCGGCTGAGCTCCCTGGACCTCAAGGGGAACTGCCGGCGGTGCGAGCACGCCCCGAGCCCCTGCATCAAGTGCGCCCGCAGCGCCCTGCACCTGCCAGCCGGCTGCTTCGCAAGCCTGGGCTCCCTGAAGAGCCTGAACCTGTCCGACAACTCCCTCGCCTCCCTTAACGACTCCGTCTTCGCCCCCCTGCGgggactggaggagctgctcCTGAGCGACAACCTCCTCTCCCGGACATCCCCCAACGGCAACGATCTGGTCCTGGGGAGCCCGGCCTTCCGCGGCTTtccccggctgaggtccctcgACCTCTCGTACAACTACAGGCGGTTCACCGTCTTCCGGAGGCTGGCCCTCACCGAAGACTTCGCGGGCCTGGCGCGGCTGCAGAGCCTGCAGATCACCGGCTGCTTTTTCCAGTCCGTGGACAATGCCTCCGTCGCGCCCTTGGCCGGCCTCCCCGAGCTGCGCCTTCTAAACCTCCGGCTGAACTTCATCAAGAACATCGAGCTGCACATCTTCGACAGCCTGGCTGGCCTGAGCTACCTCAGGCTGTCGGACAACGAAATCAGCTGCACGCGCTGCCGGGGAGCCCCAGGAAAGAGACCGGGGCTCCCCGACCATCGTCTGACCCCCGGCTCTTCCCTCCAGGCGAGAGGGCTCAGCGCCCCCGAGCCGCAGGTGGGCCTCCCTTTGCCAGAGAGCTGCACCGGGCGCGAGACGCTGAATTTGATGAGGAACAACCTCGTCTACGTCCAGAAGGAGCTCTTCGAGGGGTTCGAGCGCATCGAGTGCCTGATCCTGTCCCACAACAGCATCAGCCAGTCCTTCAACGGCAACCAGTTCATCCTCCTGAAGAGGCTGAAGCTGCTGGACCTCTCCTACAACAGGATCGACTTGTACTACAAGGCGGCCTTCTCCGAGCTGCCCAGCCTGGAGGTGCTGGACCTCAGCAACAACAACTACCACTTCCAGCTGAGTGGAATGGGCCACAGGCTGGACTTCATCGCTGGGCTCCCCTCCCTCAGGCTCCTGGACCTGGGCTTCGACTCCATCAGCGACCGCATCAGCACGGCGCTGGCCAGCTCTTCCCTGAATAAGCTCGTCTTCAGGCACAACCGCCTGCAGGACATGTGGAACAAGAAGATTTATTTCCAGTTCTTTCGGAATCTCACCAACCTAACCAGCCTAGACCTGTCCAACAACCTGCTGACTCGCATCCCGCCTGAAGGGATCTACCATCTTCCCCCAACCCTGAGGGACCTCAACCTCAAGTTCAACAAGCTCACGTCTTTCCCCTGGGAGGCCCTGAGCGCCTTTCCGTGCCTGGAGATCCTGGATCTGAGCTACAACTGGCTCTCCACCCTCTCCCGGAGCCTCCATCCCGGCAGCTACATCCCCCCGGACTCCGGCCTCCGGAGCCTCAACCTGTCCTCCAACAGGATCCACGCCATCGACCGGGACTTCTTCAGGAACGCCACGGCGCTGGCCAGCCTGCTCCTGAGCGACAACCAGCTGGAGCAGGTGGACTTGGACAACTGCCTGCTGCAGCGCCTGCGCGTGCTGGACATCCGCTGGAACCGCCTGGTCTGCACCTGCGACTCCTCCTTCTACGAGCTCTTCAGCAACTTCAACTTCTCCGTGCCCGCCCTGACCAGCCAGGTGACCTGCGGCTCGCCAGACAGGCTGAGGGGCCGCAGCGTCTTCAGCCGGGACGCCCTGCTCTGCCCCAGCAGTCGCAACGTGGCCGCCTTCCTCCTCTCGCTCGCGCTGGCTCTCCCTCTGACCGCCCTGCCGGTGCTGAGGCAGGTGCTGGGCTGGGACGCCTGGTACGCCTTCTACGTCTGGGTGGCCAGGGCCTGGGGCCTCTTCTACAAGGGCGGCGAGGGCTCGGCCTACGACGCCTTCGTGGCGTTCGACAAGGAGCAGGAGAGCGTGGCGGACTGGGTGTACAACGAGCTCAGGGTGCAGCTGGAGGACAGCGGGGCCCAGCGCTTCCGGCTGTGCCTGGAGGAGAGGGACTGGCTGCCAGGGCGCTCCTCCATCGAGAACCTGCACGAGGCGGTGCAGGGCAGCAGGAAGACCGTGTTCGTGCTGCCCAGGGCCGGGCCGGCCGGCGGGCTGCTGCGGGAGGCCTTCTTCCTGGCGCAGCAGAGGCTGCTGGAGGAGCGGGCGGACGTGGCAGTCTTCGTGCTGCTGGAGAAGGGGCGGCGCGGGAGCCGCTACCTGCAGCTGCGCAGGCTGCTCTGCCGCGAGACCGTGCTGCTGTGGCCGCAGAACCCCCAAGCCCAGGGCTACTTCTGGCACCGGCTGCGCTGCGTCCTGGCCCGGGACATCCAGGCCAGCTACGACCGCAAGTTCAGCCTCAGCTTCGAGGCCTAG